A portion of the Fusobacterium nucleatum genome contains these proteins:
- a CDS encoding urocanate hydratase: MLNNKNIYDAMTIKLTAEDIPMEIPKLDPSIRRAPKRIVKLSDHDIELALRNALRYIPEEFHEMLAPEFLKELEDRGRIYGYRFRPEGNIYGRPIDEYKGKCTEAKAMQVMIDNNLDFDIALYPYELVTYGETGQVCQNWMQYRLIKKYLENMTQDQTLVVASGHPTGLFRSNPYAPRAIITNGLMVGLFDNYDDWARGAAIGVANYGQMTAGGWMYIGPQGIVHGTYSTILNAGRLFCGVPADGDLRGKLFITSGLGGMSGAQGKACEIAKGVAIVAEVDLSRINTRLEQGWVNVIANTPEEAFKIAEEKMASKTPYAIAYHGNIVEILEYAIEHNKHIDLLSDQTSCHAVYDGGYCPVGTSFEERTKLLGTDRAKFRELVNEGLKRHYKAIKTLHDRGVYFFDYGNSFLKSIYDVGVTEISKNGKDDKEGFIFPSYVEDILGPELFDYGYGPFRWVCLSRKKEDLLKTDKAALELVDPNRRYQDRDNYVWIQDADKNGLVVGTQARIFYQDAMSRTRIALKFNEMVRNGEIGPVMLGRDHHDVSGTDSPFRETSNIKDGSNIMADMATQCFAGNAARGMTMIALHNGGGVGIGKSINGGFGMVLDGSKRVDEILWQAMPWDVMGGVARRAWARNPHSIETVVEYNLDNKGTDHITLPYIVNDELVKKVLKK; this comes from the coding sequence ATGTTAAATAACAAAAATATTTATGATGCAATGACAATAAAACTTACAGCAGAAGATATTCCAATGGAGATACCAAAATTAGATCCTTCAATAAGAAGAGCACCTAAAAGAATAGTAAAACTTTCAGACCATGATATAGAACTTGCATTAAGAAATGCTTTAAGGTATATTCCAGAAGAATTTCATGAAATGTTAGCACCAGAATTTTTAAAAGAATTAGAAGATAGAGGAAGAATCTATGGATATAGATTTAGACCAGAAGGAAACATCTATGGAAGACCAATAGATGAATATAAAGGAAAATGTACAGAAGCAAAAGCTATGCAAGTTATGATAGATAATAACCTTGATTTTGATATAGCTCTATATCCTTATGAACTTGTTACTTATGGAGAAACAGGACAAGTTTGTCAAAACTGGATGCAATATAGACTTATCAAAAAATATCTTGAAAATATGACACAAGATCAAACTCTTGTTGTAGCTTCAGGACATCCAACAGGATTATTCAGATCAAATCCTTACGCTCCAAGAGCAATAATTACAAATGGACTTATGGTAGGATTATTTGATAATTATGATGACTGGGCAAGAGGAGCTGCAATAGGTGTTGCAAACTATGGACAAATGACAGCAGGTGGTTGGATGTATATAGGACCACAAGGGATAGTTCATGGTACTTACTCAACAATATTAAATGCAGGAAGATTATTCTGTGGAGTACCTGCTGATGGAGATTTAAGAGGAAAATTATTCATCACTTCAGGACTTGGAGGAATGAGTGGAGCCCAAGGAAAAGCTTGTGAAATAGCAAAAGGTGTTGCAATAGTTGCAGAAGTTGACTTATCAAGAATCAATACAAGACTTGAACAAGGTTGGGTAAATGTAATTGCAAATACTCCAGAAGAAGCATTTAAAATAGCAGAAGAAAAAATGGCTTCAAAAACTCCTTATGCAATAGCATATCATGGAAATATAGTTGAAATATTAGAATATGCAATAGAACATAACAAACATATAGATTTATTATCTGACCAAACTTCTTGTCATGCTGTTTATGATGGAGGATATTGTCCAGTAGGAACTTCATTTGAAGAAAGAACAAAATTACTTGGAACAGATAGAGCTAAATTCAGAGAATTAGTAAATGAAGGATTAAAAAGACACTATAAAGCAATTAAAACTTTACATGACAGAGGAGTTTATTTCTTTGACTATGGAAATAGTTTCTTAAAATCTATTTATGATGTTGGGGTAACTGAAATTTCTAAAAATGGTAAAGATGATAAAGAAGGATTTATATTCCCTTCTTATGTTGAAGATATATTAGGGCCAGAATTATTTGACTATGGATATGGACCATTCAGATGGGTATGTCTATCAAGAAAGAAAGAAGATTTATTAAAGACAGATAAAGCTGCTCTTGAACTTGTTGATCCTAACAGAAGATATCAAGATAGAGATAACTATGTATGGATACAAGATGCTGATAAGAATGGACTTGTTGTTGGAACACAAGCAAGAATATTCTATCAAGATGCTATGAGTAGAACTAGAATAGCTCTTAAATTTAATGAAATGGTTAGAAATGGAGAAATCGGACCAGTTATGTTAGGTAGAGACCACCATGATGTATCTGGAACAGATTCACCTTTCAGAGAAACTTCTAATATCAAAGATGGAAGTAATATAATGGCAGATATGGCTACTCAATGTTTTGCTGGAAATGCTGCAAGAGGAATGACTATGATAGCTCTTCATAATGGTGGAGGAGTTGGAATAGGAAAATCTATCAATGGTGGATTTGGAATGGTTCTTGATGGAAGTAAGAGAGTAGATGAAATTTTATGGCAAGCTATGCCTTGGGATGTAATGGGTGGAGTTGCAAGAAGAGCTTGGGCAAGAAATCCACATTCTATTGAAACTGTTGTTGAATACAATCTTGATAACAAAGGAACTGACCATATTACCTTACCTTACATAGTGAATGATGAATTAGTTAAAAAAGTTTTAAAAAAATAA
- a CDS encoding YitT family protein — MSNKYFQILKEYSIVTLACIVMAFNINYFFLANKLAEGGIAGVSLILHYLTNIDIGYLYFILNIPLIILAYIFIGKDFLIKTLFATLVLTIFLKLFGNFRGPIDDILMAAIFGGGINGIAIGIIFYAGGSSGGTDIIAKIINKRFGIAIGKILLTIDFIILSMVAFIFGKVIFMYTLISLLVSAKMIDIIQEGIYSAKGVTIITNKAEELRKKIMEDTGRGLTLINAKGAYTQKEIGMLYCVVGKYQLIKVKNIVKEIDPEAFMIVNQVHEVIGKGFLGQ; from the coding sequence ATGTCAAATAAATATTTTCAAATTCTAAAAGAATACTCAATTGTTACCCTAGCTTGTATAGTAATGGCTTTCAATATCAATTATTTCTTTTTAGCTAACAAATTAGCAGAGGGTGGTATTGCAGGTGTATCACTTATCCTTCACTACTTAACAAATATAGATATAGGTTACCTTTATTTTATCTTAAATATTCCTTTAATCATATTAGCCTATATCTTTATAGGAAAAGATTTTCTTATAAAAACTTTATTTGCTACACTTGTACTGACAATATTTCTAAAACTTTTTGGAAATTTTAGAGGTCCTATTGATGATATTCTTATGGCAGCAATTTTTGGTGGTGGAATAAATGGTATTGCTATTGGAATTATTTTTTATGCTGGAGGCTCTAGTGGAGGAACAGATATTATTGCAAAAATAATTAATAAACGTTTTGGTATTGCTATTGGAAAAATTCTTTTAACTATTGATTTTATAATATTATCTATGGTTGCCTTTATTTTTGGAAAAGTGATTTTTATGTATACTCTTATTTCTCTTTTAGTTTCAGCAAAAATGATTGATATTATTCAAGAAGGTATTTATAGTGCTAAGGGAGTCACTATTATAACAAATAAAGCAGAGGAATTAAGAAAAAAAATTATGGAAGATACTGGTCGTGGACTTACTTTAATTAATGCAAAGGGAGCGTATACTCAAAAAGAGATTGGAATGCTCTATTGTGTTGTTGGTAAATATCAACTTATAAAAGTTAAAAATATAGTAAAAGAAATTGACCCAGAAGCATTTATGATAGTAAATCAAGTACATGAAGTCATAGGAAAAGGATTTTTGGGACAATAA
- a CDS encoding acyl-CoA dehydrogenase, whose product MEFNVPKTHELFRQMIREFVEKEVKPIAAEVDENERFPVETVEKMAKIGIMGIPIPKQYGGAGGDNLMYAMAVEELSKACATTGVIVSAHTSLGTWPILKFGNEKQKQKYLPKMASGEWIGAFGLTEPNAGTDAAGQQTMAVQDPETGEWILNGAKIFITNAGYAHVYVVFAMTDKSKGLKGISAFIVEANTPGFSIGKKEMKLGIRGSATCELIFENCRIPKENLLGDKGKGFKIAMMTLDGGRIGIASQALGIAAGALDEAINYAKERKQFGRSLAQFQNTQFQIANLDVKVEAARLLVYKAAWRESNNLPYSLDAARAKLFAAETAMEVTTKAVQIFGGYGYTREYPVERMMRDAKITEIYEGTSEVQRMVIAANIIK is encoded by the coding sequence ATGGAATTTAATGTACCTAAAACACATGAACTTTTTAGACAAATGATAAGAGAATTTGTTGAAAAAGAAGTAAAACCTATCGCAGCAGAGGTAGATGAAAATGAAAGATTTCCAGTGGAAACTGTTGAAAAAATGGCTAAAATTGGAATAATGGGTATCCCTATACCTAAACAATATGGTGGAGCAGGAGGAGACAATTTAATGTATGCTATGGCTGTTGAAGAATTATCAAAAGCTTGTGCTACAACAGGGGTTATCGTATCTGCACATACATCTTTGGGAACTTGGCCAATTTTAAAATTTGGTAATGAAAAACAAAAACAAAAATATTTACCAAAAATGGCTAGTGGAGAATGGATAGGAGCCTTCGGGCTTACAGAACCAAATGCAGGAACAGATGCTGCTGGTCAACAAACAATGGCAGTTCAAGATCCTGAAACTGGAGAATGGATTTTAAATGGGGCAAAAATATTTATAACAAATGCAGGATATGCACATGTTTATGTTGTATTTGCAATGACAGATAAGTCAAAAGGGTTAAAAGGAATTTCTGCATTTATAGTTGAAGCAAATACACCAGGTTTCTCAATTGGTAAAAAAGAAATGAAACTAGGAATTAGAGGATCAGCTACTTGTGAATTAATATTTGAAAATTGTAGAATACCAAAAGAAAACTTATTAGGAGATAAAGGAAAAGGATTCAAAATTGCTATGATGACTCTTGATGGAGGAAGAATAGGAATAGCTTCTCAAGCATTAGGAATAGCTGCTGGAGCATTAGATGAAGCTATCAATTATGCTAAAGAAAGAAAACAATTTGGAAGAAGTTTAGCTCAATTCCAAAATACTCAATTCCAAATAGCTAACTTAGATGTTAAAGTTGAAGCTGCAAGACTTTTAGTTTATAAAGCAGCTTGGAGAGAATCTAATAATTTACCTTACTCTTTAGATGCAGCTAGAGCTAAGTTATTTGCTGCTGAAACAGCTATGGAAGTAACAACTAAGGCTGTTCAAATATTCGGTGGATATGGTTATACAAGAGAATATCCAGTTGAAAGAATGATGAGAGATGCTAAGATTACTGAAATTTATGAAGGAACTTCAGAAGTTCAAAGAATGGTAATAGCAGCTAATATTATAAAATAA
- a CDS encoding electron transfer flavoprotein subunit beta/FixA family protein, translated as MRIVVCIKQVPDTTEVKIDPVKGTIIRDGVPSIMNPDDKGGLEEALKLKDLYGAEVIVITMGPPQAEAILREAYAMGADRAILITDRKFGGADTLATSNTIAAAIRKIEDIDLIVAGRQAIDGDTAQVGPQIAEHLGLPQVSYVKEMEYKEDSKSFVIKRATEDGYFLLELPTPGLVTVLSEANQPRYMNVGAIVDVFERPIETWTFDDIEIDPAKIGLAGSPTKVNKSFTKGVKEPGVLHEVDAKEAANIILEKLKEKFII; from the coding sequence ATGAGAATAGTAGTTTGTATAAAACAAGTTCCAGATACAACTGAAGTTAAAATAGATCCAGTAAAAGGGACAATTATCAGAGATGGAGTTCCTAGTATCATGAACCCAGATGATAAAGGTGGATTAGAAGAAGCTCTAAAATTAAAAGATTTATATGGAGCAGAAGTTATTGTTATAACAATGGGACCACCTCAAGCAGAAGCTATATTAAGAGAAGCTTATGCAATGGGAGCTGACAGAGCTATCCTTATAACAGATAGAAAATTTGGAGGAGCTGACACATTAGCTACTTCTAATACTATTGCTGCAGCAATAAGAAAAATAGAAGATATTGATTTAATAGTTGCAGGAAGACAAGCAATTGATGGAGATACTGCACAAGTTGGACCTCAAATTGCAGAACATTTAGGATTACCTCAAGTATCTTATGTGAAAGAAATGGAATATAAAGAAGATTCAAAATCATTTGTTATTAAAAGAGCAACAGAAGATGGATACTTCTTATTAGAACTTCCTACTCCTGGATTAGTAACTGTACTTTCAGAAGCTAACCAACCAAGATATATGAATGTTGGAGCTATCGTTGATGTATTTGAAAGACCAATTGAAACTTGGACATTTGATGATATTGAAATAGACCCTGCAAAAATAGGTTTAGCTGGATCACCAACAAAGGTTAATAAATCATTTACTAAGGGAGTAAAAGAACCAGGTGTATTGCATGAAGTTGATGCAAAAGAAGCAGCTAACATTATATTAGAAAAATTAAAAGAAAAATTTATAATCTAA
- a CDS encoding ROK family protein: MYQKEIKQSNENIVFHSIYFTENSFSIPDLTKITNMTFPTIKRVLNEFLKKDIIKEWTLSTGGVGRRAVKYKYNPDFCYSIGVSIDEEKIRFIVINTIGKILQSKEIETTDENFLIFFERNLKYFIEEIDPKYLAKVIGVGISIPGIYNKENHFLEFNNIDRYESSIIKKLEENIKLPIWVENEANMSILAEAIIGKHKDLADFTVISINNKVTCSTFYKFGNKSEDYFFKASRVHHMIVDYENKKKVGDCISFKILKDKILEAFPNIKNLDEFFSNKKYKESKTGKKILDEYLTYMGIILKNLLFTYNPKKLIISGELSQYGNYLLDDILNIVYEKNHIFYRGRETISFSNFKGSSSIIGAALFPIVDNLM; this comes from the coding sequence ATGTATCAAAAAGAAATTAAACAAAGTAATGAAAATATTGTATTCCATTCTATTTATTTTACAGAAAATTCATTTTCTATCCCAGATCTAACAAAAATAACTAATATGACATTTCCAACAATTAAAAGAGTCCTCAATGAATTTTTAAAAAAAGATATAATAAAGGAATGGACTTTAAGTACTGGTGGAGTTGGAAGAAGAGCAGTAAAATATAAATATAATCCTGATTTTTGTTACTCCATTGGTGTAAGTATTGATGAAGAAAAAATAAGATTTATTGTGATTAACACAATTGGAAAGATACTACAATCAAAAGAAATAGAAACAACTGATGAAAATTTTTTAATTTTTTTTGAAAGAAATTTAAAATATTTTATTGAAGAAATTGATCCTAAATATTTAGCAAAAGTTATTGGAGTTGGAATATCTATTCCTGGAATTTATAATAAAGAAAATCATTTCTTAGAATTTAACAATATAGACAGATATGAATCTTCAATAATCAAGAAATTAGAAGAAAACATTAAACTTCCTATTTGGGTAGAAAATGAGGCAAATATGTCTATACTTGCTGAAGCTATAATTGGAAAACATAAAGATCTTGCAGATTTTACAGTTATTAGCATAAATAACAAAGTTACATGTTCAACTTTTTATAAGTTTGGAAATAAAAGTGAAGATTATTTTTTTAAAGCAAGTAGAGTACATCATATGATAGTTGATTATGAAAATAAAAAGAAAGTTGGAGATTGTATATCATTTAAAATTTTAAAAGATAAAATTTTAGAGGCTTTCCCTAATATAAAAAACTTAGATGAATTTTTTTCCAATAAAAAATATAAAGAAAGCAAAACTGGAAAAAAAATACTTGATGAGTATTTAACTTATATGGGAATTATATTAAAAAATTTACTCTTCACTTATAATCCAAAAAAACTTATTATTTCTGGTGAATTGTCACAGTATGGAAATTACCTTTTAGATGATATTTTAAATATAGTTTATGAGAAAAACCATATTTTTTATAGAGGTAGAGAAACTATAAGTTTTTCAAATTTTAAAGGTAGTTCTAGTATTATAGGGGCTGCTTTATTTCCTATTGTTGATAACTTAATGTAA
- a CDS encoding electron transfer flavoprotein subunit alpha/FixB family protein — translation MNLNDYKGILVFAEQRDGILQNVGLELLGKATELAYEINKQIALKDAGDELADFAGKKEAAIKSVDVAAATLEEDDQELKNKVADIKKNNPDAAKVTALLVGHNIKNLAQDLIKAGADKVLVVDKPELEVYDTEAYAQVLTATINDQKPEIVLFGATTLGRDLAPRVSSRIATGLTADCTKLELLKDKERQLGMTRPAFGGNLMATIVSPDHRPQMATVRPGVMKKLPKSDDRTGEVVEFPVTLDTSKMKVKLLKVVKEGGNKVDISEAKILVSGGRGVGSKQNFELLEDLATEIGGIVSSSRAQVDAGNMPHDRQVGQTGKTVRPEVYFACGISGAIQHVAGMEESEFIIAINKDRFAPIFSVADLGIVGDLHKILPILTEEIKKYKATK, via the coding sequence ATGAATTTAAATGATTATAAAGGAATCCTAGTATTTGCTGAACAAAGAGATGGTATATTGCAAAATGTAGGGTTAGAATTATTAGGAAAAGCAACAGAGTTAGCATATGAAATAAATAAGCAAATAGCATTAAAAGATGCAGGAGATGAATTAGCTGACTTTGCTGGAAAAAAAGAAGCAGCAATAAAAAGTGTAGATGTAGCTGCTGCAACTCTTGAAGAAGATGATCAAGAATTAAAAAATAAAGTTGCTGATATTAAGAAAAATAATCCAGATGCAGCAAAAGTAACTGCTTTATTAGTAGGACACAACATAAAAAATCTTGCTCAAGATTTAATAAAAGCAGGGGCAGATAAGGTTTTAGTAGTTGATAAACCTGAATTAGAAGTATATGATACAGAAGCTTATGCACAAGTTTTAACTGCTACAATAAATGATCAAAAACCTGAAATAGTTCTATTTGGAGCAACTACATTAGGAAGAGACTTAGCACCAAGAGTATCTTCAAGAATAGCAACAGGGTTAACGGCTGACTGTACAAAACTTGAATTATTAAAAGATAAAGAAAGACAATTAGGTATGACAAGACCAGCATTTGGTGGAAACTTAATGGCAACAATAGTTTCTCCAGATCATAGACCACAAATGGCAACTGTTAGACCAGGAGTTATGAAAAAATTACCTAAATCTGATGATAGAACTGGTGAAGTAGTTGAATTTCCAGTAACTTTAGATACTTCAAAAATGAAAGTTAAACTTTTAAAAGTTGTTAAAGAAGGTGGAAATAAAGTAGATATTTCTGAAGCTAAAATATTAGTTTCTGGAGGAAGAGGAGTAGGATCAAAACAAAACTTTGAATTACTAGAAGATTTAGCAACAGAAATTGGAGGAATAGTTTCTTCTTCAAGAGCACAAGTTGATGCTGGAAATATGCCTCATGATAGACAAGTTGGACAAACTGGTAAAACAGTTAGACCAGAAGTTTATTTTGCATGTGGAATTTCAGGAGCTATTCAACACGTTGCAGGTATGGAAGAATCTGAATTTATAATTGCTATCAACAAAGATAGATTTGCACCTATTTTCTCAGTAGCTGATTTAGGAATAGTTGGAGATTTACATAAAATATTACCTATATTGACTGAAGAAATAAAAAAATATAAAGCAACAAAATAA
- a CDS encoding IS3 family transposase (programmed frameshift): protein MSKLTREDKIEIFERRKMGETIASLAKAFNIHESNIKYLIALIEKYGNNILRKGKNRAYSKEFKLQAINRVLVNYESVRQVAIDIGLASDGILHNWLSKFKENGYNVVEKKKGRKPKSMTKPKKNDKELSEKEKIKKLEEENLYLKAENEYLKKLRALVLERELKEKKKLRVIAELRAKYPFKILLKIAGISRSVYYFYIDKKDIDEKNKDVIEKIKEIYYANKGRYGYRRVTLELKNQGFNINHKKVQRLMKKFDLQSIIRKKRKYSSYKGQVGKIADNHIKRDFEATAPNQKWFTDVTEFNLRGEKLYLSPILDAYGRYIVSYDISRSPNLEQINHMLNLAFKENENYENLIFHSDQGWQYQHNSYQERLKEKKITQSMSRKGNSLDNGLMECFFGLLKSEMFYEQEAKYKTLEELKEAIEDYIYYYNNKRIKEKLKGLTPASYRNQSLLVS, encoded by the exons ATGAGTAAATTAACAAGAGAAGATAAAATTGAAATATTTGAAAGAAGAAAAATGGGTGAAACGATTGCTTCTTTAGCAAAAGCTTTTAATATTCATGAATCTAATATTAAATATTTAATTGCTTTAATTGAAAAATATGGAAATAATATTTTAAGAAAAGGTAAGAATAGAGCTTATTCAAAAGAATTTAAGTTACAGGCAATTAATAGAGTTTTAGTTAATTATGAATCTGTTAGACAAGTTGCTATTGATATTGGCTTAGCTTCTGATGGGATTTTACATAATTGGCTTTCAAAATTTAAAGAAAACGGGTATAATGTTGTAGAGAAGAAAAAAGGAAGGAAACCCAAATCTATGACTAAACCTAAGAAAAATGACAAAGAATTATCTGAAAAAGAAAAAATTAAAAAATTAGAAGAAGAAAATTTGTATCTTAAAGCTGAGAATGAATACTTAAAAAAATTGAGAGCTCTAGTTCTAGAAAGGGAGCTAAAAGAGAAGAAAAAGT TAAGAGTAATAGCAGAACTTAGAGCTAAATACCCTTTCAAAATATTATTAAAGATTGCTGGAATATCAAGATCAGTATATTATTTCTATATTGATAAAAAAGATATTGATGAGAAGAATAAAGATGTTATTGAAAAAATCAAAGAAATTTACTATGCGAATAAAGGAAGATATGGTTATCGCAGAGTAACATTAGAATTAAAAAATCAAGGTTTCAATATTAATCATAAAAAAGTGCAAAGACTTATGAAGAAATTTGATTTGCAAAGTATTATCCGTAAAAAAAGAAAATACTCTTCATATAAAGGTCAAGTGGGTAAAATAGCTGATAATCATATTAAGAGAGATTTTGAAGCAACAGCTCCAAATCAAAAATGGTTTACAGATGTAACAGAATTTAATTTAAGGGGAGAAAAGTTATACTTATCTCCAATATTAGATGCTTATGGAAGATACATAGTTTCATATGATATTTCGCGCAGTCCTAACTTGGAGCAGATAAATCATATGTTAAATTTAGCATTTAAAGAAAATGAAAATTATGAAAATTTGATATTTCATAGCGATCAAGGATGGCAGTATCAGCATAATTCATATCAAGAAAGATTGAAAGAGAAGAAGATAACTCAAAGTATGTCAAGAAAAGGAAATAGTTTAGATAATGGATTAATGGAATGTTTCTTTGGACTATTAAAATCAGAAATGTTTTATGAACAAGAAGCAAAGTACAAAACACTGGAAGAATTGAAGGAAGCAATAGAAGATTACATATACTATTACAATAACAAAAGAATCAAGGAAAAATTAAAAGGATTAACTCCTGCTTCTTACAGAAATCAATCCTTATTAGTAAGTTAA
- the hutH gene encoding histidine ammonia-lyase — MEVFILELVLGSKNITLEDLINVTRKGYKVSISEEAYEKIDKARALVDKYVEEGKVSYGITTGFGKFAEVSISKEQTGQLQKNIVMSHSCNVGNPLPIDIAKGIVLLRAVNLAKGYSGARRIVIEKLVELLNKDVTPWIPEKGSVGSSGDLSPLAHMSLVLIGLGKAYYKGELLEAKDALAKADIEPIPALSSKEGLALTNGTQALTSTGAHVLYDAINLSKHLDIAASLTMEGLHGIIDAYDPRIGEVRGHLGQINTAKNMRNILAGSKNVTKQGVERVQDSYVLRCIPQIHGASKDTLEYVKQKVELELNAVTDNPIIFVDTDEVISGGNFHGQPMALPFDFLGIALSEMANVSERRIEKMVNPAINNGLPAFLVEKGGLNSGFMIVQYSAASLVSENKVLAHPASVDSIPTSANQEDHVSMGSVAAKKSKDIFENVRKVIGMELITACQAIDLKEAKDKLSPATKVAYDEVRKIISYVSEDRPMYIDIHAAEDLIKTNKIVENVEKAIGKLEF; from the coding sequence ATGGAGGTGTTTATTTTGGAATTAGTTTTAGGTAGTAAAAATATTACTTTGGAAGATCTAATCAATGTAACAAGAAAGGGGTATAAGGTAAGTATTTCTGAGGAAGCATATGAAAAAATTGATAAAGCAAGAGCTTTAGTTGATAAATATGTTGAAGAAGGAAAAGTATCTTATGGTATTACTACTGGATTTGGAAAATTTGCAGAAGTAAGTATTTCAAAAGAACAAACAGGTCAATTACAAAAAAATATTGTTATGAGTCACTCTTGTAATGTAGGAAACCCTTTACCGATAGATATTGCAAAAGGAATAGTTTTATTAAGAGCAGTAAACTTAGCAAAAGGATATTCTGGAGCTAGAAGAATAGTTATTGAAAAATTAGTTGAATTACTTAATAAAGATGTTACTCCTTGGATACCAGAAAAAGGTTCAGTAGGGTCTTCTGGAGATTTATCACCACTTGCACATATGTCACTAGTTTTAATTGGATTAGGTAAAGCATATTATAAAGGTGAATTATTAGAAGCAAAAGATGCTTTAGCAAAAGCAGATATAGAACCAATCCCAGCACTTTCATCAAAAGAAGGTTTAGCTCTTACAAATGGAACACAAGCTTTAACTTCAACAGGAGCACATGTTCTATATGATGCTATAAACTTATCAAAACACTTAGATATTGCTGCTTCATTAACTATGGAAGGTTTACATGGAATCATAGATGCTTATGATCCTAGAATAGGTGAAGTAAGAGGTCATTTAGGACAAATTAATACTGCAAAAAATATGAGAAATATTTTAGCAGGTAGTAAAAATGTAACTAAACAAGGAGTTGAAAGAGTTCAAGACTCTTATGTTTTAAGATGTATCCCTCAAATACATGGAGCAAGTAAGGACACATTAGAATATGTTAAACAAAAAGTTGAATTAGAATTAAATGCTGTTACTGACAATCCTATTATATTTGTAGATACAGATGAAGTAATTTCTGGAGGAAACTTCCATGGACAACCAATGGCATTACCATTTGATTTCTTAGGAATTGCATTATCTGAAATGGCAAATGTATCAGAAAGAAGAATAGAAAAAATGGTAAACCCAGCAATTAACAACGGATTACCTGCTTTCTTAGTTGAAAAAGGTGGATTAAATTCTGGATTCATGATAGTTCAATACAGTGCAGCATCTCTTGTATCTGAAAACAAAGTTTTAGCTCACCCAGCATCTGTTGATTCTATACCAACATCTGCTAACCAAGAAGACCATGTTTCTATGGGATCTGTTGCAGCTAAAAAGTCAAAAGATATATTTGAAAATGTTAGAAAAGTAATAGGTATGGAATTAATAACAGCTTGTCAAGCTATTGACCTAAAAGAAGCAAAAGATAAATTATCTCCTGCAACAAAAGTAGCTTATGATGAAGTAAGAAAAATAATTTCTTATGTATCAGAAGATAGACCTATGTATATAGATATTCATGCAGCAGAAGATCTTATAAAAACTAATAAAATAGTTGAAAACGTTGAAAAAGCAATAGGAAAATTAGAATTTTAA